A single Marinitoga aeolica DNA region contains:
- a CDS encoding sensor histidine kinase yields MINELLKNFSNEKPSNLLKTILNDTAKSLSKKFNRDIFIFIHEPPRNLIKLLGASKNCEAVEKFKIYFPDNKGLYEDLMERKTRKITIDEYEELKCLNVENIYLMPIVLNGSLIGAFGVPDEFEGEKLKEFYNETESYGIILKLTMEFLVLEETRNRLEYIEEITDLFENILDENTLMRRTMETIKNMLHAQGLLLWKIEGNKLILKEYIGFSEEDIKKNILDDTLSLEGLCKKNKKPFLVVGKSRFEKFDVPLNTEILSALYAPIIIDNIEYGIVSVYNRKEGFGFRPYKHFDNFDLSSLRNITRRLGLALSRIYLYDKLKDEIEKLITLKKNHENLIKIQREHLDKLNSLHKISQAVRSTFDKNNAVKIMLMGLTSVRGLKFNRALYLERDRTRGILIPKIWVGPSDDENVEAIWKEANKRALKYGDIVQYLREEAIQLPSNNKLTQNVKNKIIVYKGQTILERAVTKKHIIHVVPQMIKLKNDELQYLYDIIKYDEFVIIPITGKWETKGVVIADNKFTGQEITSVDIEILRLFQDSIGLSIETIENYEELKDKTKSLEEQKNLIDFYRRFNENILQNLALAVIVIDRKGKILEWNKKAELFFDKSREQIVGESAEILKEKLGVDVINSIESIFFTREEMKMPKYVIYQGNEEKVFDIQLAPLWNRDLDVIEGVIVTFDDVTENYKMEKEIARREKLAAIGEMTARVAHEIKNPLTIIGGFVNRMMKKLDQPEKIKQYSHIIMDELSHLESIVSEILEFSRGSRIPTFEYIDINSMINEIILMYRDFLHQKNLELKFEKMFDKIDVKCDRSRIKQVLINLIKNAIEATNEKNYIYIKTGIENDYVYFQIENNGVPIPEEEQNKIFSPFFTTKVQGTGLGLPICKKIIEEEHKGKLYLVKSDEQSTIFRFELPLN; encoded by the coding sequence ATGATAAATGAATTATTAAAAAATTTTTCTAATGAAAAACCATCAAATTTATTAAAAACAATATTAAATGATACAGCAAAAAGTTTGTCGAAAAAATTTAATAGAGATATATTTATATTTATTCATGAACCTCCAAGAAATTTAATTAAATTATTGGGCGCATCAAAAAATTGTGAAGCTGTTGAGAAATTTAAAATATATTTTCCTGATAATAAAGGATTATATGAAGACTTAATGGAAAGAAAAACACGTAAGATTACAATAGATGAATATGAAGAGTTGAAATGTCTAAATGTAGAAAATATTTATTTAATGCCAATTGTTTTAAATGGTTCATTAATAGGTGCTTTTGGTGTGCCAGATGAATTTGAAGGAGAAAAATTAAAAGAATTTTATAATGAAACAGAAAGTTACGGAATCATATTAAAATTAACGATGGAATTTCTTGTATTAGAAGAAACAAGAAATAGATTAGAATATATAGAAGAAATTACGGATTTATTTGAAAATATTCTTGATGAAAATACTCTGATGAGAAGAACAATGGAAACAATAAAAAACATGTTACATGCTCAGGGACTATTATTATGGAAAATTGAAGGGAATAAATTAATTTTAAAAGAATATATAGGTTTTTCAGAAGAAGATATCAAAAAAAATATATTGGACGATACACTTTCGCTTGAAGGACTATGTAAAAAAAATAAAAAACCATTTTTGGTTGTGGGAAAGAGTAGATTTGAAAAGTTTGATGTTCCGCTTAATACTGAAATATTATCAGCACTCTATGCGCCAATAATAATTGATAATATTGAATATGGCATAGTAAGTGTATATAATCGTAAAGAAGGATTTGGATTCAGACCATATAAGCATTTTGATAATTTTGATTTATCTTCACTGAGAAATATTACAAGAAGATTAGGATTGGCATTGAGTAGAATATATCTTTATGATAAATTAAAAGATGAGATTGAGAAATTAATTACATTAAAAAAGAACCACGAAAATTTAATTAAAATCCAAAGAGAACATCTGGATAAATTGAATTCATTACATAAAATCAGTCAGGCTGTTAGATCAACATTTGATAAAAACAATGCAGTAAAAATAATGTTAATGGGGTTAACAAGTGTTAGAGGATTGAAGTTTAATAGAGCACTATATCTTGAAAGAGATAGAACTCGAGGTATTTTAATTCCGAAAATTTGGGTTGGACCGTCTGACGATGAAAATGTTGAAGCTATATGGAAAGAGGCAAATAAAAGAGCATTAAAATATGGAGATATTGTTCAGTATTTAAGAGAAGAAGCTATACAGTTACCTTCTAATAACAAATTAACACAAAATGTAAAAAATAAAATAATCGTGTATAAGGGTCAAACAATTTTAGAAAGAGCTGTAACGAAAAAGCATATAATTCATGTTGTTCCACAAATGATTAAATTGAAAAATGATGAGCTTCAATATCTTTATGACATAATAAAATATGATGAATTTGTAATTATACCAATAACTGGGAAATGGGAAACAAAAGGTGTAGTTATAGCAGATAACAAATTTACTGGTCAGGAAATTACTTCTGTTGATATTGAAATATTAAGATTATTTCAAGATAGTATAGGACTTTCAATAGAAACTATTGAAAATTACGAAGAATTGAAAGATAAAACCAAATCTTTGGAAGAACAAAAAAATTTGATAGATTTTTATAGAAGATTTAATGAAAATATTTTACAAAACCTTGCACTTGCTGTAATTGTTATAGACAGAAAAGGAAAGATTTTAGAATGGAATAAAAAAGCAGAGTTATTTTTTGACAAAAGCAGAGAACAAATTGTTGGAGAAAGTGCGGAAATATTAAAAGAAAAATTAGGAGTAGATGTTATTAATTCTATAGAAAGTATTTTTTTCACACGAGAAGAAATGAAGATGCCAAAATATGTAATATATCAGGGTAATGAAGAGAAAGTTTTTGACATTCAATTAGCTCCTTTATGGAATAGAGATCTGGATGTAATAGAAGGAGTTATTGTTACCTTTGATGATGTTACAGAAAATTATAAAATGGAAAAAGAGATCGCTCGAAGGGAAAAATTAGCAGCGATAGGAGAAATGACAGCCAGGGTGGCTCATGAAATAAAAAATCCTTTAACTATAATTGGTGGATTTGTTAATAGAATGATGAAAAAATTAGATCAACCAGAAAAAATAAAACAATATTCTCATATTATTATGGATGAATTATCGCATTTGGAAAGTATTGTTTCTGAAATATTGGAATTTAGTAGAGGGAGTAGAATACCTACTTTTGAATATATTGATATAAACTCTATGATTAATGAAATTATATTGATGTATAGAGATTTTCTACATCAAAAAAATTTAGAGTTGAAATTTGAAAAAATGTTTGATAAAATAGATGTAAAATGTGATAGAAGTAGAATAAAGCAAGTGCTAATTAATTTAATTAAAAATGCAATTGAAGCAACAAATGAAAAAAATTATATATATATAAAAACAGGTATTGAAAATGATTACGTTTATTTTCAGATTGAAAATAATGGGGTTCCTATTCCGGAAGAAGAACAAAACAAAATTTTCTCGCCGTTTTTTACTACAAAGGTTCAAGGAACAGGTTTAGGATTACCTATTTGTAAAAAAATAATAGAAGAAGAACATAAAGGTAAACTTTATTTAGTAAAATCAGATGAACAGTCTACTATTTTTAGGTTTGAATTACCTTTAAATTAA
- a CDS encoding response regulator: MARILIVDDEDNIRLLLKEELEDIGHEVVEANCAKKALEILSKDQNFDIISLDIEMPEMNGLELAAEIRKKYPNKKIILMTAYSHYKSDMASWAADAYVVKSLDLTEFKDTINRLLQI; the protein is encoded by the coding sequence ATGGCAAGAATATTAATTGTCGATGATGAAGATAATATTAGGCTTTTATTAAAAGAAGAATTAGAAGATATAGGTCATGAAGTGGTTGAAGCAAATTGTGCAAAAAAAGCTTTAGAGATTTTGTCAAAAGATCAAAACTTTGATATTATTTCATTGGATATAGAAATGCCTGAAATGAATGGTTTGGAATTAGCTGCAGAAATTAGAAAAAAATATCCAAATAAAAAGATTATTTTAATGACAGCTTATAGCCATTATAAGAGTGATATGGCATCATGGGCAGCAGATGCTTATGTGGTAAAATCTTTAGATTTAACAGAATTCAAAGATACTATAAATAGACTTTTACAAATTTAG